The following are from one region of the Actinoplanes sp. L3-i22 genome:
- a CDS encoding GGDEF domain-containing protein, with amino-acid sequence MTTDTANCVPTALDELGALEAAVAELESRSNSQFRTVRDPAAELRRRAGELGADELCQRADLLLASVDLREGRIGEGGQTAHRVQAWAEQHNSPYLLARAHRQLSLFYRYVGDSADGLKHAVQAVAHMDDEWPVTMRTQLLMSLSVALEESGSRAEGDRRAREALALTKADGDQEMTILALNNMVYSAYENEDEATARSLVAEMHELQARTGHRFGANELDTMARVELLGGHYDEVEALLTPVLADLVAANEGDAIAECQLTLALARRLAGRYAEAQAALDANLRLCQDRGLAAVRARIREEQAALYAATGRFAEAYEEHRAFHTENTALLSAQRDARARALQAVFEANEARRASEHFREMAHRDALTGLYNRRYVNERLPALLGEAAGGHGPLSIAIIDLDHFKRVNDTLSHATGDTVLQQVAELLEEAAPGLALAARMGGEEFLLVFPGVGAEDAAIRCERLRLRIRAHAWGPITGSLPVTTSIGVTTSSDGHGTPASLLAQADRNLYAAKRGGRDRVVGDLVI; translated from the coding sequence GTGACGACCGATACGGCGAACTGTGTCCCCACCGCGCTCGACGAGCTCGGTGCCCTCGAGGCCGCCGTCGCGGAGCTCGAGAGCCGGTCCAACTCGCAGTTCCGGACCGTGCGGGATCCGGCCGCCGAGCTCCGTCGCCGGGCCGGTGAGCTCGGCGCGGACGAGCTCTGCCAGCGCGCCGACCTGCTGCTCGCCTCGGTCGACCTGCGGGAGGGCCGGATCGGCGAGGGCGGCCAGACCGCGCACCGGGTGCAGGCCTGGGCCGAGCAGCACAACTCGCCGTACCTGCTGGCCCGGGCGCACCGCCAGCTCTCCCTGTTCTACCGGTACGTCGGCGACTCCGCCGACGGGCTCAAGCACGCCGTGCAGGCCGTCGCGCACATGGACGACGAGTGGCCGGTCACCATGCGTACCCAATTGTTGATGTCCTTGTCGGTGGCGCTGGAGGAGTCCGGGTCGCGGGCCGAGGGCGACCGGCGGGCGCGGGAGGCCCTCGCGCTCACCAAGGCCGACGGCGACCAGGAGATGACCATCCTGGCGCTGAACAACATGGTCTACAGCGCGTATGAGAACGAGGACGAGGCGACCGCCCGCTCGCTGGTCGCCGAGATGCACGAGCTCCAGGCCCGCACCGGGCACCGGTTCGGGGCGAACGAGCTGGACACGATGGCCCGCGTCGAGCTGCTCGGCGGGCACTACGACGAGGTGGAGGCGCTGCTCACCCCGGTGCTGGCCGACCTGGTCGCGGCGAACGAGGGCGACGCGATCGCCGAGTGCCAGCTGACCCTGGCGCTGGCCCGCCGGCTGGCCGGGCGGTACGCCGAGGCGCAGGCCGCGCTCGACGCCAACCTGCGGCTCTGCCAGGACCGTGGGCTGGCCGCGGTCCGGGCCCGGATCCGCGAGGAGCAGGCCGCGCTGTACGCCGCGACCGGCCGCTTCGCCGAGGCGTACGAGGAGCACCGCGCCTTCCACACCGAGAACACCGCCCTGCTCTCCGCGCAGCGGGACGCCCGGGCCCGCGCGCTGCAGGCCGTCTTCGAGGCGAACGAGGCGCGCCGGGCCAGCGAGCACTTCCGCGAGATGGCTCACCGCGACGCGCTCACCGGTCTGTACAACCGGCGGTACGTCAACGAGCGGCTGCCCGCCCTGCTGGGCGAGGCGGCCGGCGGTCACGGCCCGCTCTCGATCGCAATCATCGACCTGGACCACTTCAAGCGGGTCAACGACACGCTCTCGCACGCCACCGGCGACACCGTGCTGCAACAGGTGGCCGAGCTGCTGGAGGAGGCGGCGCCCGGGCTGGCCCTCGCCGCCCGGATGGGCGGCGAGGAGTTCCTGCTGGTCTTCCCGGGGGTCGGCGCGGAGGACGCGGCGATCCGCTGCGAGCGCCTGCGGCTGCGGATCCGGGCGCACGCCTGGGGTCCGATCACCGGCAGCCTGCCGGTGACCACCAGCATCGGGGTCACCACGTCCAGCGACGGGCACGGCACGCCGGCGTCGCTGCTCGCCCAGGCCGACCGCAACCTCTACGCCGCCAAGCGCGGCGGCCGCGACCGCGTCGTCGGTGACCTGGTCATCTGA
- a CDS encoding DUF4236 domain-containing protein, whose amino-acid sequence MGLVFRSRKKFGPLILNFTENGYSSWSFKIGRWSWNSKTRAHRVDLPGPLSWKQDKSRSKS is encoded by the coding sequence ATGGGCCTCGTATTCCGTAGCCGCAAGAAGTTCGGTCCGCTGATCCTGAACTTCACCGAGAACGGTTACTCGTCGTGGAGCTTCAAGATCGGCCGCTGGTCCTGGAACTCCAAGACCCGCGCGCACCGCGTCGACCTGCCCGGCCCGCTGTCCTGGAAGCAGGACAAGTCCCGGTCCAAGTCATGA
- a CDS encoding helix-turn-helix transcriptional regulator — translation MHADVDFTSYLAGPGTLLWVRPGQAVHFETGSPPPDTATVVFRPGLFGPEELPGLFPDDPDGPGRSPLVLPDPEVFRAAFDHLAADAAGPPGRIAAALLHHQLAALLLRIRLLDGSGDDPGNVETRTFERFRRRLEDGYPHSRRVEDYAAELGCSVRTLTRASLAVTGRTAKQVVDDRVALQARRLLAATELSVAEVGRSLGFGEPTNFGRFFHRETGLSPGHFRGGPPDPPGGIPGPRLPTD, via the coding sequence TTGCATGCCGACGTAGATTTCACCTCCTACCTGGCCGGGCCGGGAACGCTCCTCTGGGTGCGTCCGGGTCAGGCCGTCCACTTCGAGACGGGCAGTCCACCGCCGGACACCGCCACGGTCGTGTTCCGGCCGGGGCTGTTCGGGCCGGAGGAACTTCCCGGGCTGTTCCCGGACGATCCGGATGGGCCGGGGCGGTCACCGCTCGTCCTGCCGGACCCGGAAGTCTTCCGCGCCGCGTTCGACCACCTCGCGGCCGACGCCGCGGGGCCGCCGGGCCGGATCGCCGCCGCCCTGCTGCACCATCAGCTGGCCGCACTGCTGTTGCGGATCCGGCTGCTGGACGGCTCGGGTGACGATCCGGGCAACGTCGAGACCCGCACGTTCGAGCGGTTCCGGCGACGCCTGGAGGACGGTTATCCGCACAGCCGCCGGGTCGAGGACTACGCGGCCGAGCTGGGTTGCTCGGTGCGCACCCTGACCCGGGCCAGCCTCGCGGTGACCGGGCGGACCGCCAAACAGGTGGTCGACGACCGGGTGGCCCTGCAGGCCCGCCGGCTCCTCGCCGCCACCGAGCTGTCGGTGGCGGAGGTGGGTCGCAGCCTGGGGTTCGGGGAGCCGACCAACTTCGGGCGGTTCTTCCACCGGGAGACCGGACTCAGCCCGGGGCACTTCCGGGGCGGGCCACCCGACCCACCCGGGGGCATCCCCGGACCGCGACTGCCCACTGACTGA
- a CDS encoding Rrf2 family transcriptional regulator has protein sequence MQISARGDYAVRAALSLAQAYPALMSAQAIAQDQEMPRKFLEAVLADLRRAGVVRAQRGAEGGYTLSHPPRDVTIGQILRAVDGPLAGVRGLRPEETQYTGAAENLPNLWVAVRAAVREVVDEVSLAELISGRMPAHVRKLTTRPDAWQPR, from the coding sequence GTGCAGATCTCCGCGCGCGGCGACTATGCGGTCCGGGCAGCGCTCAGTTTGGCGCAGGCCTACCCGGCACTGATGTCCGCCCAGGCCATTGCCCAGGACCAGGAAATGCCCCGCAAGTTCCTCGAGGCGGTGCTCGCCGATCTACGCCGCGCCGGGGTGGTGCGGGCGCAGCGAGGTGCCGAGGGTGGGTACACGCTGTCCCACCCACCACGGGACGTGACGATCGGCCAGATTCTCCGGGCGGTCGACGGACCGCTCGCCGGTGTGCGCGGCCTCCGTCCGGAGGAGACGCAGTACACCGGCGCCGCGGAGAACCTGCCGAACCTCTGGGTCGCGGTGCGTGCCGCGGTCCGCGAGGTGGTCGACGAGGTGAGTCTCGCCGAGTTGATCAGCGGCCGGATGCCCGCGCACGTCCGCAAACTGACGACGCGCCCGGACGCGTGGCAACCGCGCTGA
- a CDS encoding SsgA family sporulation/cell division regulator, which yields MSTIRPTTVEVETSLRLVAPDATALPVRASLRYDPADPYAVHVLFHAESAGGEAVSWSFARELLVTGLDEPAGIGDVRVWPWATPRGDFVALALSSPDGNALFEVPRSVLVRFLRRTYVVVPRGRESEHLDVDAAVNRLLAGR from the coding sequence ATGAGTACCATTCGTCCAACGACCGTCGAGGTCGAGACCTCGCTGCGGCTCGTAGCACCAGACGCGACGGCACTGCCGGTGCGCGCCAGTCTGCGCTACGACCCGGCGGACCCTTATGCGGTCCATGTGTTGTTCCACGCGGAATCAGCCGGTGGGGAAGCCGTGAGCTGGTCATTCGCTAGGGAACTGCTGGTTACCGGGCTCGACGAGCCGGCTGGTATCGGCGACGTCCGGGTGTGGCCGTGGGCCACGCCGCGGGGGGATTTCGTCGCGCTGGCGTTGTCGTCACCTGACGGCAACGCGCTGTTCGAAGTGCCGCGCAGTGTCCTCGTCCGATTCCTGCGGCGCACCTATGTGGTGGTGCCGCGTGGACGGGAATCAGAGCATCTGGACGTGGATGCGGCGGTCAACCGCCTGCTCGCCGGTAGGTGA
- a CDS encoding ABC transporter substrate-binding protein, which yields MLSRRSLLAGSGLAVLSTAFLAACGSGGSALPAASGAATGTAKQGGTLRIARPPASTAETLDPASSLSAYEYLGALYNRLVKLDEAGSVQPDLAASWETSADAKTWTFTLRTGVTWHDGKSFTAQDVVYSIQHILDPATKSPQAAVLSTFVDGKSVTARDAGTVVFTLSAPNAEFASLLTSYNCYLIPDGSAATIGSTGIGTGPFKLVSFQAAGPGKVARNDSYFGGKAKLDTIEFSSIPDTQARVNALLAGQIDFISQTNLDYATSQTVLASASATVAAVKNAQWYTVPMLNTSAEFRNPLVRKALAHAYKPADVLQLAVHGSGTIARNNPVPPTDAYYLDYGLDYDPDLAKSLLQQAGMASLAVDIYTSSYDSVLSPLALALKGSVAGAGITLTVKNSSADSYYTDVWMKKPLMTSYWYTGRPIDQLLNQLFRSGSSYNENAYANPQLDQTLDAARATVDVAKRKTLYQDAQKILVDDGAVLTPFFADRLVGISKNVAGYREHGFEFDYLAIGLVA from the coding sequence GTGTTGTCGCGTCGCTCGCTGCTCGCCGGCTCCGGCCTGGCGGTGCTGTCCACCGCCTTCCTGGCGGCCTGCGGCAGTGGCGGATCGGCGCTGCCGGCCGCCTCCGGAGCGGCGACCGGCACCGCCAAGCAGGGCGGCACGCTGCGGATCGCCCGGCCGCCGGCCTCGACCGCGGAGACGCTCGACCCGGCCAGCTCACTGTCGGCGTACGAATATCTCGGCGCCCTCTACAACCGGCTGGTCAAGCTCGACGAGGCCGGCAGCGTCCAGCCCGACCTGGCCGCCTCCTGGGAGACGTCCGCGGACGCCAAGACCTGGACCTTCACCCTGCGCACCGGGGTCACCTGGCACGACGGCAAGTCGTTCACCGCACAGGACGTCGTCTACTCGATCCAGCACATCCTGGACCCGGCGACCAAGTCCCCGCAGGCCGCGGTGCTTTCCACCTTCGTCGACGGCAAGTCGGTCACGGCCCGGGACGCCGGCACCGTCGTCTTCACCCTGTCCGCGCCGAACGCCGAGTTCGCCAGCCTGCTGACCAGCTACAACTGCTACCTCATCCCGGACGGCTCGGCCGCCACGATCGGCAGCACCGGCATCGGCACCGGCCCGTTCAAGCTCGTCTCGTTCCAGGCCGCCGGACCCGGCAAGGTGGCCCGCAACGACTCCTACTTCGGGGGCAAGGCGAAGCTCGACACCATCGAGTTCTCCTCCATCCCGGACACCCAGGCCCGGGTGAACGCGTTGCTGGCCGGGCAGATCGACTTCATCTCCCAGACCAACCTCGACTACGCCACCTCGCAGACCGTGCTGGCCTCGGCGAGCGCGACGGTCGCCGCGGTCAAGAACGCCCAGTGGTACACCGTGCCGATGCTGAACACCTCGGCCGAGTTCCGTAACCCGCTGGTCCGCAAGGCGCTGGCGCACGCGTACAAGCCGGCCGACGTGCTGCAGCTCGCCGTGCACGGCAGCGGCACCATCGCCCGCAACAACCCGGTCCCGCCGACCGACGCCTACTACCTCGACTACGGCCTGGACTACGACCCGGACCTGGCGAAGTCGCTGCTCCAGCAGGCCGGCATGGCCTCGCTCGCGGTGGACATCTACACCTCCAGCTACGACTCGGTGCTCAGCCCGCTGGCCCTGGCGCTCAAGGGCAGCGTCGCCGGCGCCGGGATCACCCTGACCGTGAAGAACTCCTCCGCGGACTCCTACTACACCGACGTGTGGATGAAGAAGCCGCTGATGACCAGCTACTGGTACACCGGGCGGCCGATCGACCAGCTGCTCAACCAGCTGTTCCGGTCCGGGTCGTCGTACAACGAGAACGCGTACGCCAACCCGCAGCTGGACCAGACCCTGGACGCCGCCCGGGCCACCGTCGACGTGGCCAAGCGCAAAACCCTCTACCAGGACGCCCAGAAGATCCTGGTCGACGACGGCGCGGTGCTGACCCCGTTCTTCGCCGACCGGCTGGTCGGGATCAGCAAGAACGTCGCCGGGTACCGGGAGCACGGCTTCGAGTTCGACTACCTCGCCATCGGCCTGGTGGCATAG
- a CDS encoding DMT family transporter, protein MQLAWLRRPGTLMVITSAPTYVATSELLRVISPLDLTPVRFLGAALVLGLYLLIRRRRLVARRGDLLRAFGVSAIGYAAYGTLLNIGQTTVPAGTTSLLLNTSPVFALILGRLLLGERITPRGIAGTIVAMTGVAMVAVFGGGRLGLGWNALIILFAALILALYLIWQQPLLSRIPAIEMVFWGCLWGGLLTLPPAPLDLHLAAWQGRTWLALAVLVLVSTALAYVFWARALAETSVAEGGSLLFAVPLISITLGWLLLDQAPTPAAVIGGCIAVAGVMLVSRSAAPPPPAADDVPAPRPAPAEVPVPVPVDEAVVDLTITATDRAAITAAVGRAVAQIGARLATVSLWRPGSQDLVRIYTSMPEVYRPGGVSAGLGADWIDQCVVRRESYLTDDPGDPESDAFEHHDTLAALRLGAAINAVVAQDGRFLGCLNLLHSPGSYTAADLRVADAVAADLAEILARLAPQPDRRLNA, encoded by the coding sequence GTGCAGTTGGCCTGGCTTCGTCGTCCCGGCACCCTGATGGTGATCACGTCAGCGCCCACCTACGTGGCGACCAGTGAGCTCCTGCGGGTGATCAGCCCGCTCGACCTGACCCCGGTGCGCTTCCTCGGGGCGGCCCTGGTGCTCGGGCTCTACCTGCTGATCCGGCGCCGGCGGCTGGTCGCCCGGCGCGGCGACCTGCTCCGGGCCTTCGGGGTCTCGGCGATCGGCTACGCCGCCTACGGCACCCTGCTCAACATCGGGCAGACGACGGTGCCCGCCGGGACGACGAGCCTGCTGCTGAACACGTCACCGGTCTTCGCACTGATCCTCGGCCGCCTGCTGCTCGGTGAACGGATCACACCCCGCGGCATCGCCGGGACGATCGTCGCGATGACCGGCGTGGCGATGGTCGCGGTCTTCGGCGGGGGGCGTCTCGGCCTCGGCTGGAACGCACTGATCATCCTGTTTGCGGCCTTGATCCTCGCGCTCTACCTTATCTGGCAGCAGCCCCTGCTCAGCCGGATTCCGGCGATCGAGATGGTCTTCTGGGGCTGCCTGTGGGGTGGCCTGCTGACCCTGCCGCCGGCCCCGCTCGACCTGCACCTCGCCGCCTGGCAGGGCCGCACCTGGCTCGCGCTCGCCGTGCTCGTGCTGGTCAGCACCGCGCTCGCCTACGTGTTCTGGGCCCGGGCCCTGGCCGAGACGAGCGTCGCCGAGGGCGGCTCGCTGCTCTTCGCCGTGCCGCTGATCTCCATCACCCTGGGCTGGCTGCTGCTCGACCAGGCCCCGACCCCGGCCGCCGTCATCGGCGGCTGCATCGCCGTCGCCGGCGTGATGCTCGTCAGCCGGTCCGCCGCTCCGCCACCACCCGCCGCCGACGACGTTCCCGCACCCCGACCCGCCCCCGCCGAGGTTCCCGTGCCCGTGCCCGTCGACGAGGCCGTCGTCGATCTCACCATCACGGCGACCGACCGCGCGGCGATCACCGCCGCCGTCGGGCGTGCCGTCGCCCAGATCGGCGCCCGGCTCGCCACCGTCTCGCTGTGGCGGCCCGGCAGCCAGGACCTGGTCCGGATCTACACCTCGATGCCCGAGGTCTACCGGCCCGGCGGCGTCTCGGCCGGCCTCGGCGCCGACTGGATCGACCAGTGCGTGGTCCGGCGGGAGTCCTACCTCACCGACGACCCGGGCGACCCGGAGTCCGACGCGTTCGAACACCACGACACCCTGGCCGCGCTGCGGCTCGGCGCGGCGATCAACGCGGTGGTGGCCCAGGACGGCCGCTTCCTCGGCTGCCTCAACCTGCTGCACAGCCCCGGCAGCTACACCGCCGCGGACCTGCGCGTCGCCGACGCGGTCGCCGCCGACCTGGCCGAGATCCTGGCCCGCCTCGCCCCGCAACCGGACCGCCGCCTGAACGCCTGA
- a CDS encoding ammonium transporter gives MPDRLNSGDTAWLLVSAALVLLMIPGLALFYGGMVRIKSTLNMLMMTFACLSVVSVIWVTYGYSLAFGPDTGHGLIGDLSLAGMAGIGPDSVTGSTPTLVFAAFQMMFAIITAALLSGAIADRAKFSTWVVFVAIWVTVVYAPIAHWVFSPDGWITQHLRILDLAGGTVVEINSGASGLALAIVLGHRMGFRSEPMRPHSLPLVVLGAGLLWFGWFGFNAGSALAANGSAGLAFFNTQASGAAGIAGWLLVERLRDGHATTLGAASGAVAGLVAITPACGSVNPFCALLIGVAAGALCGYVVGLKHRLGLDDSLDVAGVHGVGGFLGTILIGLLATATATGGPRGLFFGGGFGLFGRQALAAVTVALFAFAATWLIATALNRTIGFRVTPEDEHGGLDLALHGESAYDLGVAAHSSGHPTRPATAPH, from the coding sequence ATGCCCGATCGACTGAACTCCGGGGACACCGCCTGGCTGCTGGTCAGCGCCGCGCTGGTGCTGCTGATGATCCCCGGCCTGGCGCTGTTCTACGGCGGCATGGTGCGGATCAAGAGCACCCTGAACATGCTGATGATGACGTTCGCCTGCCTGAGCGTGGTCAGCGTGATCTGGGTGACCTACGGCTACTCGCTGGCGTTCGGGCCGGACACCGGGCACGGCCTGATCGGGGACCTGAGCCTGGCCGGGATGGCCGGCATCGGGCCGGACTCGGTCACCGGGTCGACGCCCACGCTGGTCTTCGCGGCCTTCCAGATGATGTTCGCGATCATCACGGCCGCCCTGCTCAGCGGCGCGATCGCGGACCGGGCCAAGTTCAGCACCTGGGTGGTCTTCGTGGCGATCTGGGTGACCGTGGTCTACGCGCCGATCGCGCACTGGGTGTTCAGCCCGGACGGCTGGATCACCCAGCACCTGCGGATCCTGGACCTGGCCGGCGGCACCGTCGTGGAGATCAACTCCGGGGCGTCCGGCCTGGCCCTGGCGATCGTGCTCGGGCACCGGATGGGCTTCCGCTCGGAGCCGATGCGCCCGCACAGCCTGCCGCTGGTCGTGCTCGGCGCGGGCCTGCTCTGGTTCGGCTGGTTCGGCTTCAACGCCGGGTCGGCGCTCGCCGCGAACGGCTCGGCCGGGCTGGCGTTCTTCAACACCCAGGCGTCCGGGGCGGCCGGGATCGCCGGCTGGCTGCTCGTCGAACGGCTCCGGGACGGGCACGCGACCACGCTGGGCGCCGCGTCCGGGGCGGTGGCCGGGCTGGTCGCGATCACGCCGGCGTGCGGGTCGGTGAACCCGTTCTGCGCGCTGCTGATCGGGGTGGCGGCCGGCGCGCTCTGCGGGTACGTGGTCGGCCTCAAGCACCGCCTCGGCCTGGACGACTCGCTGGACGTGGCCGGGGTCCACGGGGTCGGCGGCTTCCTCGGCACGATCCTGATCGGCCTGCTCGCCACGGCGACCGCGACCGGCGGGCCGCGCGGGCTGTTCTTCGGCGGCGGGTTCGGGCTGTTCGGCCGGCAGGCGCTGGCCGCGGTCACGGTCGCGCTCTTCGCCTTCGCGGCGACCTGGCTGATCGCGACGGCGCTGAACCGGACGATCGGGTTCCGGGTCACCCCGGAGGACGAGCACGGCGGCCTGGACCTGGCGCTGCACGGCGAGTCGGCGTACGACCTGGGCGTGGCCGCCCACAGCAGCGGCCACCCGACCCGACCGGCCACCGCCCCGCACTGA
- a CDS encoding TIGR02611 family protein produces the protein MGVKPDVKATDVRLLDRIRSTPTGRLALKIGVGVLGGLVVAVGIVLIPFPGPGWAIVILGLAILAVEFVWAKNLLAFTKRHVKNWTQWIGRQSLPMRGLIGVVGMVFVAAIVYFAVRLSLGIDLIQVGQDFVDKH, from the coding sequence ATGGGTGTAAAACCGGACGTGAAGGCTACTGACGTGCGTCTGCTCGACCGTATCCGTTCCACTCCCACCGGGCGGCTCGCTCTGAAGATCGGCGTCGGGGTGCTGGGTGGCCTGGTCGTCGCCGTCGGCATCGTGCTGATCCCGTTCCCCGGGCCGGGGTGGGCCATCGTGATCCTCGGCCTGGCCATCCTGGCCGTCGAGTTCGTCTGGGCGAAGAACCTGCTCGCGTTCACCAAGCGGCACGTGAAGAACTGGACGCAGTGGATCGGCCGGCAGAGCCTGCCGATGCGCGGGCTGATCGGCGTCGTCGGCATGGTCTTCGTGGCCGCGATCGTGTACTTCGCGGTACGGCTCAGCCTCGGGATCGACCTGATCCAGGTCGGGCAGGACTTCGTCGACAAGCATTAG
- a CDS encoding DUF664 domain-containing protein: protein MTIEFPSPTRAAAGTADVFAGYLSYFRETLLAKTSALPEGERRTSRLPSGWTPVELVKHLRYVELRWIEWGFEGVAFDDPWGDRNVDRWYVAPDESFTELADALRAQGAHTDEVLAKNPLSAVGQPGPRWDGAEPPTLERILFHLVQEYARHVGHLDVVVELAVGAVGE from the coding sequence ATGACGATCGAGTTCCCGTCGCCGACCCGCGCCGCCGCCGGCACCGCCGACGTCTTCGCGGGCTACCTGTCGTACTTCCGCGAAACGCTGCTCGCCAAGACGTCCGCGCTCCCCGAGGGGGAGCGGCGGACCAGCCGCTTACCTTCCGGCTGGACCCCGGTCGAGCTGGTCAAACATCTTCGGTACGTCGAATTGCGCTGGATCGAGTGGGGATTCGAGGGCGTGGCGTTCGACGACCCGTGGGGCGACCGCAACGTCGACCGCTGGTACGTCGCCCCGGACGAGTCCTTCACCGAGCTGGCCGACGCGCTGCGGGCCCAGGGCGCGCACACCGACGAGGTGCTCGCGAAGAATCCGCTGAGCGCGGTCGGGCAGCCGGGCCCGCGCTGGGACGGCGCCGAGCCGCCCACCCTGGAGCGCATCCTGTTCCACCTGGTCCAGGAGTACGCCCGGCACGTCGGCCACCTGGACGTGGTCGTCGAACTGGCGGTCGGCGCGGTCGGCGAGTAA
- a CDS encoding tetratricopeptide repeat protein, which translates to MRYVAPPLAELTAQAQTLSSAGDLTGARAVLADVLRTADADPRRATAELAVAAALFARVLIALGDPQSARLWAAFAHAAEEQLHGRNDERTVAAAATHAAVLHRIGQYGRAALVYHDLVGALAHLDDPESARVLAAEADLATAEHAAGHCAAARARLTGAWRRHQRLFGESAPAGIKMLARLGAMERECGRDAASRDHLATALRLSREHLPADHPLARQAAALVEGERSGRHTCGRMTRPGRDDDTELRPGGFRPFPRRPTVPDPGGRKPSTKYPPKPDDTFDDATQPPPDNLTTDPNGTVYQQPFYLSDLNLPGDPIGRHARADTPPPLPGYRAPDYGPVGTAHASTAEPAPNSPAARRGGHPALLAAALAGGVAVAAAVVIMTLPDADGATTPQAAPSVPGKPTLFSAGPGAPGSPDRVTLRDNGASVSLNWVYPAAAKGPVVISGGRSGQPPSEFQRLAAGAVGYEVYNLNERQDYCFTVAVQPPAGKLVSSAPVCTAR; encoded by the coding sequence ATGAGATACGTGGCTCCTCCGCTCGCCGAACTCACCGCCCAGGCACAGACCCTCTCGTCAGCCGGCGATCTCACGGGCGCCCGGGCCGTTCTCGCGGACGTCCTGCGCACCGCCGACGCCGATCCCCGCCGCGCCACCGCCGAGCTGGCGGTCGCCGCCGCCCTCTTCGCCCGGGTCCTGATCGCGCTCGGTGACCCGCAGTCGGCCCGGCTCTGGGCCGCCTTCGCGCACGCCGCCGAGGAGCAGTTGCACGGCCGGAACGACGAGCGCACCGTCGCCGCGGCCGCCACCCACGCCGCGGTCCTGCACCGCATCGGACAGTACGGCCGGGCCGCCCTGGTCTATCACGACCTGGTCGGCGCGCTGGCCCATCTGGACGACCCGGAGTCGGCACGGGTGCTGGCCGCCGAGGCCGACCTGGCCACCGCCGAGCACGCGGCCGGGCACTGTGCCGCCGCCCGCGCCCGGCTGACCGGCGCGTGGCGGCGCCACCAGCGCCTCTTCGGGGAGTCCGCGCCGGCCGGCATCAAGATGCTGGCCCGGCTCGGCGCGATGGAGCGCGAGTGCGGGCGGGACGCGGCGTCCCGCGACCACCTGGCCACCGCGCTGCGCCTGAGCCGGGAGCACCTGCCCGCCGACCATCCGCTGGCCCGCCAGGCGGCCGCGCTGGTCGAGGGCGAGCGCTCGGGCCGGCACACCTGCGGGCGGATGACCCGGCCGGGCCGGGACGACGACACCGAGCTGCGGCCCGGCGGCTTCCGGCCGTTCCCGCGCCGCCCCACCGTGCCCGACCCGGGCGGGCGCAAGCCGAGCACGAAGTACCCGCCGAAGCCGGACGACACGTTCGACGACGCCACCCAGCCCCCACCGGACAATCTGACCACCGATCCCAACGGCACGGTCTACCAGCAGCCGTTCTACCTGAGCGACCTGAACCTGCCGGGGGACCCGATCGGCCGGCACGCGCGGGCCGACACCCCGCCACCCCTGCCCGGCTACCGCGCACCCGACTACGGACCGGTCGGCACCGCCCACGCGTCCACCGCCGAGCCGGCGCCGAACAGTCCGGCCGCCCGGCGCGGCGGCCACCCGGCGCTGCTCGCGGCGGCCCTGGCCGGCGGCGTCGCGGTCGCCGCCGCCGTGGTGATCATGACGCTGCCGGACGCGGACGGCGCCACCACCCCGCAGGCCGCCCCGTCGGTGCCCGGCAAACCGACCCTGTTCAGCGCCGGCCCGGGCGCGCCCGGCTCGCCGGACCGGGTGACCCTGCGGGACAACGGCGCCAGCGTGTCGCTGAACTGGGTCTACCCGGCCGCGGCGAAGGGGCCGGTGGTGATCTCCGGCGGCCGGTCCGGGCAGCCGCCGAGCGAGTTCCAGCGGCTCGCCGCCGGCGCCGTCGGCTACGAGGTCTACAACCTGAACGAGCGGCAGGACTACTGCTTCACCGTCGCGGTGCAGCCGCCGGCCGGCAAGCTCGTCTCCTCCGCCCCGGTCTGCACCGCCCGGTGA